The DNA region AGGATgacagccaagaggacagccaagaggacagccaagaggacagccaggaggacagccaagaggacagccaggatgacagccaagaggacagccaagaggacagccaggaggacagccaggaggacagccaggaggacagccaagaggacagccaggatgacagccaagaggacagccaagaggacagccaagaggacagccaggaggacagccaggaggacagccaggaggacagCCAGGATGACAGCCAAGAGGACGGCCAAGAGGACGGCCAAGAGGACGGCCAGGAGGACGGCCAAGAGGACGGCCAAGAGGACGGCCAggaggacagccaggaggacagCCAGGATGACAGCCAGGATGACGGCCAAGAGGACGGCCAAGAGGACGGCCAAGAGGACGGCCAGGAGGACGGCCAagaggacagccaggaggacagTAACCAAGAGGACAGTAACCAAGAGGCCAAGAGGACAGCCAAGAAGACAGCCAAGAAGACAGCCAAGAAGACAACCAGGAGgacagccaagaggacagccaagaggacagccaagaggacagccaggaggacagCCAGGATGACAGCCAGGATgacagccaagaggacagccaAGAGGACGGCCAAGAGGACGGCCAGGAGGACGGCCAagaggacagccaggaggacagTAACCAAGAGGACAGTAACCAAGAGgacagccaagaggacagccaggaggacagccaagaggacagccaggatgacagccaagaggacagccaagaggacagccaggaggacagccaggaggacagccaggaggacagccaagaggacagccaggatgacagccaagaggacagccaagaggacagccaagaggacagccaggaggacagccaggaggacagccaggaggacagCCAGGATGACAGCCAGGATGACGGCCAAGAGGACGGCCAAGAGGACGGCCAAGAGGACGGCCAGGAGGACGGCCAagaggacagccaggaggacagccaagaggacagccaggaggacagCCAGGATGACAGCCAGGATGACGGCCAAGAGGACGGCCAAGAGGACGGCCAAGAGGACGGCCAAGAGGACGGCCAGGAGGACGGCCAagaggacagccaggaggacagTAACCAAGAGGACAGTAACCAAGAGGCCAAGAGGACAGCCAAGAAGACAGCCAAGAAGACAGCCAAGAAgacagccaagaggacagccaagaggacagccaagaggacagccaagaggacagccaggaggacagCCAGGATGACAGCCAGGATgacagccaagaggacagccaagaggacagccaAGAGGACGGCCAAGAGGACGGCCAGGAGGACGGCCAagaggacagccaggaggacagTAACCAAGAGGACAGTAACCAAGAGGACAGCCAAGaagacagccaggaggacagccaagaggacagccaagaggacagccaagaggacagccaggaggacagccaagaggacagccaggaggacagccaggaggacagccaagaggacagccaggaggacagccaggaggacGGCCAGGAGGACGGCCAGGAGGACGGTCAGGAGGACGGCCAAGAAGACGGCCAGGAAGACGGCCTagaggacagccaggaggacagCCAAGAAGACAGCCAAGAGGACAGTAACCAAGAGGCCAAGAGGACAGCCAAGAAGACAGCCAAGAAGACAACCAGGAGGATGGCCAAGAGgacagccaagaggacagccaggaggacGGCCAAAGGGATGGCCAAGAGGACGGCCAAGAGGACGGCCAAGAGGACAGTAACCAAGAAGACAGCCAAGAGGACAGTAACCAAGAAGACAGCCAAGAGGACAGTAACCAAGAGgacagccaagaggacagccaAGAGGACAGTAACTTACTTACAGTGTTAAGTGTATTCTCCTTAGGACAGAACTCTAAAGAAACCAGAGGTTAatcatgttttataatataCAATCATTTATTACCAGAACGGATCGTTACATATTTACAGTTTATACGGGCTTCTTGTTGGCCATCTCACTGCTGCCACTTTAAAGCAAGCGTACCAGAGACAGCTTTCTTCCAGTTTAGCACTATGCTAACCTGAATGGggataaaataatcattttccCAGCCGGTACAGTAGCAGCAGAGTAAACGACGGAGTAGCTAgcatgtgttgttgctgttcgtctagtgtttttgtatgtaaaagaaaaaaggtacaGAAAAATAACTATAGAAATctcaaaaatgtacattttattttattttttaaagaacattttcGAGATTGTATTGTTTAATTAATAGGGACAATAGACAGTAATTGTCCAGCTAGAGTTACATATCTTCAGCAGTCCCTGGGTAGGAAAGGATCATTTACAAACATTGTCATACTTTGTGGTTAATGGGCACATGATTGGTTATAGCATTGTGTGCCAGTGAGTGCAGCTCTAATGGAGAGTTGTGCTAACCCTATGCTGCTCTGGTTCCTCCGGTTTGCTTAATGTTATCTGAGCTTAGTGAAGCAAACTGTCAGTATGGAGGAAAGCAAGATTGTGTGTCATTCTGTACATTAAGCTGGAGTTTGCAAAATGATGAAAGGTGAAAAGGTTGTACCTTGTAATTAAATGAGTGATCATACCTCATAGGCTTTTTGTCCAATATTTTGAGAGGTTTATTTGAATAAACTGTTCATGGGCCTGAGAATATTTTTCTCCAGCCTGGGACCAAAAGGTGGAGGAACATCACAGTGTGCATGCAAATTTAGCATCTGTTGACAATTGTGTCAGAGGGAATTTGAAGTTGTTAAGGTTCATTTATCGCCCAGCCCTAACAGTACGTGTTGTTGTGTTCTGGCTTTTTGGTTGACTTTATCACCACCTGGCTTGTCTGTGTCACCTTTGAACTCAGGCAGAACATTTGAGGTAAACAACGGGGTTAAGCAAATGCAAAAAGtaggctaaagtaaaaaaaagacaggtaagtaataagtaaataaaacacaagcaatTCAGGAGATAACAAGATGAATAagaagatatatttatatatagtgtgtgtgtatctatatatatatgtatatatgtatatatatatatatgtatatatgtatgtatatatatatatatgtatgtatatatatatatatatatatatatatatatatatatatatatatatatatacatatatacatatatagtgagtatatatatatatatatatatgtgtatatatatacatatatatatatatacatatatacatatacacatatatatatatatatatatacacatatatatatatatacacatatatatatatatatatacacatatatatatatatacatatacacatatatatatacatacacatatatatatatatatacacatatatatatatatacacatatatatatatacacacatatatatatatacatacatatatatatatgtgtatatatatatatatattatatgtatatatatagtatatgtatatatatatatatatatgtctatgtcattctctatatatatgtctatctctCAATGTCTATATCTATCGTATACTCTATCTGCAATATTATCTAACTCTTCATGTCTCTacttctctatatctctatatatctactatatctcTCTCATATCTGTGTATAATTCGCTTAGTCtactctatatatagatctactGTTAtctctctactgtctctctACCCTCTTATATCgtatactctctctctatctctatcttatatatctctctgtctatattactatctgtctctctctatatcctctGGTTCTCTATCctatctatgtgtctctctatctatgttCGATCTATCTAtactctctctggtctctctctatatgtgcctatctctatcttctctatatctctatatatatctatctctatcgtatcctctcattctctctctgtgtctctctatctctctgtgctTATATCTCTCTTTGtggtgtatctctctctctgttctcatatcatatctctctctctctgtctggtgtctcttctctatatatatctctatgtctatctgtctctatctatcttctgTTGtctctatcgatctatctatctctctctatctgtctctctatctctcgagggtgtatctatctctctagttctatatatctctctcatctcttctctatcctctctcttcctctctcctctctagtccatctatctctctcctatctctatcttctctctcttcttcgaTATCTACTGctttctcgtcttcttcttcttctctctccttccattctatcctttctctctcttctctctagtctattctctctctcgttatctctccttctctcttctcgtTTCTCttatcttctttctctctctctctcttcttgtctatctcttatcttcttctctctttctttctcttctcttcttccttctctctctctctctctctgtctatttctcatctctatctctctctctctccatctctgtctcggatctctgctctgtctctctctctctactatctCTGTCTAtgatttcttctctctctctctctctctctctctctctctctatctctctctatctatctctcctagtgtctctctctctctctctatctctctccagatctctctctctctctctctctatacctctctatctatctctctctctatctctatctactctatctccctctctcttctcctctatctcatctctctctctgtctatcctctctctctctgttctctctgtctctcctctctcgtctctctctcttctgtctctcctctctgtctctctctgtatgtctctctctctctctgtctctgtctttcgctcttgtctctgtctctctgttcatctctctctctatgtctctctccctgtctcctcctctctctgtctctgtctctctctctctgtctctctatctctcttgtgtcttctctgtctctctttctctgttttgtctctctctctgtctgtccgtctctctctctgtctgtccgtctctctctctttcctgtcctctctctctctgtcgtctctctctctctcctgtctgtctctctcttgtctctcttctctctctctctatgtctttctctacctctctctctctgtctatccttctctctctgtctgtctcctctctctctctctctctcctatgtctgttctctctcttctctctctctgtctgtctctcgtgtgtctctctctctgatgtctctctctctctcttctcttctatctctgtgtctctctctctgtgtctctctctctctgtcttctctgtgtctctctctctgttctctttctctctgtctctctgtctctgtctctttctctctctcgtgtctcctctctgtcttctctctctgtgtctcgctctctttctgtgtctcctcGTCTCtgtcccctcttcctctctctgtctctctgtctctgctcttctctgtctgtctgtttctctctctctctcttctctgtcttgtctctctctgtcctgtctctctctcctgttctcttctgtgtctctctctgtctctctctctgttctctctgtgtctctctctgtcatctctctctctctctctctgtgtctgtctctctctgtgtctctctctctctttctctctctctgggtcctctctctctgtgtctctctctctccctctctctctctgtgtctctctctctcttctcttctctctgtctctctctctctctctgtctcttctctctctctgttctgtcttctctgtctcttctctgtctccctgtgtctgtcatctctctgtctcaggtgtctgtctctctctgtctctctgtctctctctatagtCTCTATCCATTGTCTAGAttctatgtctatatatgtgtatatgtgtctgttATAGTCGATGTCTCTAGGTCTCTCATCTATATGTCTTCTCACAATGTGTACtattatctgtatctatatgtgttatctatatatgtgtatcttaTTCCCTGTGTTCTTATATCTATATGTCTCTTTCTTCTATGTATATGTTCTGTATAtgtctatctctggctctgtcgtctatgtatatctatgtatatgatctgtctatctatctatctgtatctgtctatctgtactctatgtctctatatgtctctctgTTATGTATCTgttatgtctctctctatatgtctctctctatgtatctctctctctgtatatctccATTGTTAtatatgtctctgtgtctatctctctctatgtgtctctctatctatcttctgtgtctctatctctctctctgttcttctgtctctcatctcatctgtctctctatcctgtatctctctatgtctatctctctgtatgttctctctatctctgctaTCCTGTCtggtctatctctctcttctctctctctcttcttctctctctctctgtgtatctctctctctgtctcttctctctgtgtgtctctgtctctctatctatctccgCTACACCGGCTTGCTGGGCAGCTGCCGGTTCCGTTgctggactggccaagtatgtctccagacctaaaccccaATTGATAACATGTGGGGCTTcccaagaggaaggtggagagtgcaaggtgtccacaccgtgcgctccgtgatgtcgtcgtggaggagtggaagaataTTCCAGAAGCAACCGTGCACTCTGGTGAATTTccgcccaggagggttaaagcagtgctagataacaatggtggtctcACAAAAtatgacactttgggcacaatttgacatgttcactatggggtgtctctcacttttgttgccactgtttagacattaacagctgtgtactgagtattttcaaaggacaataaatctatactgttattcagcAGCACACTCTCTACTTagagttatatcaaagtttcagtaggataatgtctCCCCTGAAAGGATCTACAGAATATTTGGCAAAAATCTAAGGGtctactcacttttgagatatactgtctAGTGTAtctatataatgtgtatatatctctatgtgtatatatatattctatctctgtatatctatctatcatatatatatatctctatctctctgtctgtgtctctatccttctctctctctgtgtctctctcatatctgtctctgtgtctctctactCATGTATAATATCCTGTCTCTCTatatgtcctctctctctctctgtctctctctgtctctctctctctgtctgtctgtctctctctctactgtcctctcttctgtgtctgtctgtcctctctctcctgtcttctctgtgtctctctcgctctctctctctctctctctcccttgtctctctctctctctctcttcctctctctctcttctctctctctctatcctctctctctctctctctctctctctctctcctctcttctctctctgtctctctctctctctctctcttttgtctctctctctctctctcactctttgtctctctcctctctctccctctcttttttatctctctctctctctcttttttctcttttctctctttctctcttctctcctctttctctctcctctcttctctctctctctctctgtcctctctctctctctctttcctctatctctctctatatttttctatcttttttgtCTATAtcctctctcatttctctctctctctctctctctctttttctctcttttctctctcttctctcttctttcatctctctctgtctctctctctctgtctcctctctctcctctctcttttgtttttctctctcatctgctctctcctcctttttctgctctctatctttcctctctcatttttctctctctcttttttattcttttttctctctctctctttttctctatttttatctatctctttttctctctctttctctatctctctttttctcttctctttctctctctctctctctctctctctccctttctctctctttctctttctcttctcctctctctctctctctctatctctctaactctctctctatttctctctctctctctctctcatctctctctgtttctcgctctttttctctctctttttctctctcttctatactttttcctctctctctgtctctctctgctctctctcttctctctctctctctctcctctctctctctctctctctctctctcctctctctcttatcttctctctctctctctaatctcctctgttgtctctctctgttctctctctgtgtcctcttctctcctctgtgttctctctctctgtctctctctctctctctctctctgtgctctctctctctctctctctctgtgtctctctctctctctgtgtctctctctctctctctctctctctctctctctctctctctccctctctctctctctgtctctctctctggtctcctctctctctcttctctctctctgtttgtgtctctctctctctctctctctctctctcctctctctctctctctctctctctgtctctctctctctccccccccctctctctcccctctctctctctctctctctctctctctacctccccctctctatctctctctctctatcgctctctctctctctacctctctctctcctctctctctatctctctctatctctatctatccacCCCATATATTCtactatatatctctatccACCTATTCTCTATTATCCTCTATATCTGTGTGGtatctattctatatatatgtgtctatctctctctctctctctgtgtgtctatctctcatctcttgtgtgtctctactctactctctgctctctcactctctctctctctctctctctgtctcctctcttctctctaatctctctcttgctctatctctctctctctgtctctctctatctctttgtccttctgtgtgtctctctctctctcatctctctctctctctctctgtgtctctctgtgtctctctctctctctctctgtctctctctctgtctctcatctcctctgtctctctctctatgtctcctctcctcctctatgtgtctctctctctctcctctgtgtctctcttctcctcttctctctctctgtgtctctctctctctgtgtctatgtgtatctatctatctgtttctctctgtgtctctctctctgtgtctctctctttctctctctctgtgtctctctctctgtctcctctctcctctctctctctctctaggtctctctctgctctctctctctctcttctctctctctctctctctgtcttcctctcttctgtctcttctctctctctatattctctctctctctctgtctctctatctctctctctctgtctctctgtctctctctctctgtctctctctctatctctctatctctgtctctctgtcttctctctctatctctctctctctttctgtgtgtgtggtgtcgcgctctctctctctctctctgtctgtgtgtgttgtcctgtgtctctctctctctatctctctctcgtctgtgtgtgtgtgtctgtgtactctctctctctcctctctactcgctctctgtctctctctttgtctgttgtgtgtgtctgtctctctctcctctctctctctctgtctctgtctctctctgtgtgttgtgttgtctctctctctctctctctctctctctctctctctctctctctctctctctctctctctctctctctctcttctctctctctctcgatagtgtatatatgtatatatgagcCGAGAGACACAAGTCAAgtgaaaagatgaaaatgaaCACATATGCATATATGAACTGCTTCAAGCGTGAAGGCAGGTCAGAATGAGCCTCTCGGGACACAGCCCGGTCAACACTGCTGTCTGTGAGCTTCAGCGGTGACACATTACAGAAGATTTATCACTGCTGCTGGGACGGAGCAGGAGCGACGTGTGAAGGTTACATATCATTCATACGCAGGCAGCTACAGCTTATGAACCTGGAGGATTGTGGTCACAGAGGTTCTTTTTAAAcctttcattcttttttcaaTGGGAATGatgtttctttttcaaactATTATATCTCATTATGGAGCTACAATGTAAGGGAGCACTGCCAGATCATGAAACATTCATATGAATCCTTTGTGTAATTGTCAAATGATTTGGAGGGTATTGTTTGCTGAGAacgtttctgtctcttcctcatTCAGTGACCATAAAGCGTGGGCTTTTCAGAGCACGCAACAGCACTGTGTTTTTCTACAGACACCAGTCAGTAGTTGTTCTAGGCTCCAGATCAGAAAGTTGACATTGAAGACTTATCTGACACACAGATACTGTGCAGTGCAGTTTATACTCTTTAATAAGAATATACATACAAACAGTGTACACAGTGGTGCACTGATAACTACCTGCATGGTCACACTGGACTGAACCCCACCTACATCCACAACCAGGCAGCTGAGCTGCTTCAAATATGTTGGACTCATTAatttactgtttactgttagTGTTCATCGACTCATCACTGACATCCATAAATGATCCCAGCTAAGACTCTGTCATACGCAAACTCAGAGCGT from Cottoperca gobio chromosome 9, fCotGob3.1, whole genome shotgun sequence includes:
- the LOC115013961 gene encoding acidic repeat-containing protein-like, yielding MTAKRTAKRTAKRTARRTAKRTAKRTARRTARRTARMTARMTAKRTAKRTAKRTARRTAKRTARRTDSQEDSQEDSQEDNQEDSQEDSQEDSQEDSQEDSQDDSQDDSQEDSQEDGQEDGQEDGQEDSQEDSNQEDSNQEDSQEDSQEDSQEDSQDDSQEDSQEDSQEDSQEDSQEDSQEDSQDDSQEDSQEDSQEDSQEDSQEDSQEDSQDDSQDDGQEDGQEDGQEDGQEDGQEDSQEDSQEDSQEDSQDDSQDDGQEDGQEDGQEDGQEDGQEDGQEDSQEDSNQEDSNQEAKRTAKKTAKKTAKKTAKRTAKRTAKRTAKRTARRTARMTARMTAKRTAKRTAKRTAKRTARRTAKRTARRTVTKRTVTKRTAKKTARRTAKRTAKRTAKRTARRTAKRTARRTARRTAKRTARRTARRTARRTARRTVRRTAKKTARKTA